A window of the Anoplopoma fimbria isolate UVic2021 breed Golden Eagle Sablefish chromosome 17, Afim_UVic_2022, whole genome shotgun sequence genome harbors these coding sequences:
- the LOC129106286 gene encoding transmembrane protein 82-like, translated as MGTSEWTSFHSNPIDCFFQGLVGACGISVLCNLKRVYNFIQTCSDSETETESKQRSLSAGNHLRGKWIRALQFCFLTALLSLVGSRVSSLIVLEFSLRAVSAWASAGLDAKGRGLDLLLTQCQFSLGCGLTCTLDFLHQGAPHSSLSLFLAAALSWALASVSHSVWSHVARLFPLHSRERDCGQCITLLASGHTILASVQRAVVLAFALATVASTATVYDHFLSQKDALKFWTPLTLCYTILVVYSQEDQQRRTGTKALLHTAVLRLGALLVLMLTVGNWSDVFHVLITFLGEAVCLLPSQDLLEAELKEEEDTSLGKHEQSSSHKNKGLTHNGNIIR; from the exons ATGGGAACTTCTGAATGGACATCTTTTCATTCAAACCCAATAGACTGCTTTTTTCAAG GTCTTGTGGGTGCATGTGGAATATCAGTGCTGTGCAATTTGAAGAGAGTTTACAACTTCATTCAAACATGCAG CGATTCTGAGACTGAAACTGAAAGCAAACAGAGGTCATTATCGGCTGGAAATCATCTGAGAGGGAAATGGATAAGAGCCCTGCAGTTCTGTTTCCTGACGGCCCTCCTGTCTCTGGTGGGCTCGAGGGTTTCCTCTCTGATAGTGCTGGAGTTTTCTCTCAGAGCTGTTTCTGCCTGGGCCTCAGCAGGACTG GATGCCAAAGGAAGAGGCCTAGACCTGCTCCTGACTCAGTGCCAGTTTTCCCTGGGATGCGGCCTCACCTGTACTCTCGACTTCCTCCATCAGGGGGCTCCACACAGCTCCCTCAGCTTGTTTCTGGCAGCTGCTCTCAGCTGGGCACTGGCTAGTGTCAGCCACAGTGTGTGGAGCCATGTGGCCAGACTCTTCCCGCTACATAGTAGAGAGCGTGACTGTGGGCAGTGCATAACCCTCCTGGCCTCCGGACACACCATACTGGCTTCAGTACAAAGAGCGGTTGTCTTGGCCTTCGCTCTAGCAACTGTGGCTTCCACCGCCACGGTTTAtgaccacttcctgtctcagaAGGATGCTCTGAAGTTTTGGACTCCATTGACACTCTGCTACACCATTTTGGTGGTCTACAGTCAAG AGGATCAGCAGCGGCGGACTGGCACAAAGGCCCTGCTACACACCGCCGTGCTGCGACTGGGAGCCTTACTGGTGCTCATGTTGACAGTGGGCAACTGGTCTGATGTCTTCCATGTCCTCATCACTTTTCTGGGTGAAGCAGTCTGTCTGCTGCCCTCTCAGGACCTGCTGGAAGCTGAATTAAAG